From one Liolophura sinensis isolate JHLJ2023 chromosome 10, CUHK_Ljap_v2, whole genome shotgun sequence genomic stretch:
- the LOC135476177 gene encoding TRPL translocation defect protein 14-like has product MSQDVGNNKNKVYRLVLTGGPCGGKTTGQARLSTFFENLGWKVYRVPETATVLISGGVKWPELTNDQSFKFQENLILTMMRIEETFWELARSCHQNCLVICDRGIMDASAYLQPGDWERMKKKNSWNEVEMRDTRYNQVIHMVTAAKGAEAFYTTAHETRYEDLDMARRLDDLASQAWVGHPYFDVIDNENNTDFEVKLNRMIAAVCNRLGIDVTDRLSVDSTKRKFLIASLPDPSKFPQYEDFTVIHDYLVTPSRKMQARLRRRGQDVKWDESQKSWDLETGHWTYTHTIRRPEINKQSVELKMNVTGRDYQMLLAQKDDRHYSIYKKRRCFLWNNQYFQLDLYEEPCHPRCKGLLLLETYTTLKGDALQLPSFLEVKKEVTNDPAYSMFNLSLKEDSDATLHEDLLKDDD; this is encoded by the exons ATGTCACAGGACGTCGGCAACAACAAAAATAAGGTCTACAGACTGGTACTGACAGGGG GACCTTGTGGAGGAAAAACAACTGGACAGGCCAGACTGAGTACTTTCTTTGAAAACCTAGGATGGAAG GTTTACAGGGTCCCTGAAACTGCCACAGTCCTTATCAG cgGTGGAGTGAAGTGGCCGGAATTGACCAATGATCAGT CGTTCAAGTTCCAGGAGAACCTAATCCTGACCATGATGAGGATTGAGGAGACGTTCTGGGAACTGGCAAGGTCGTGTCACCAAAACTGTCTGGTCATCTGTGACAGAGGCATCATGGACGCCTCAGCAT ATCTTCAACCGGGGGACTGGGAGCGTATGAAGAAGAAGAACAGCTGGAATGAGGTGGAGATGAGGGATACTCGCTACAATCAGGTGATACACATGGTGACTGCAGCGAAGGGGGCAGAGGCGTTCTATACCACAGCTCATGAGACGCGCTACGAAGACTTAGACATGGCCAGGAGACTGGACGATCTGGCTTCTCAG GCTTGGGTAGGGCACCCATACTTTGATGTGATagataatgaaaacaatactgATTTTGAGGTGAAGCTCAACCGAATGATAGCG GCTGTGTGTAACAGACTTGGTATAGACGTGACAGACAGGTTGTCTGTAGACAGCACCAAAAGGAAATTCCTTATTGCATCTTTACCCGATCCG TCAAAGTTTCCTCAGTATGAAGATTTTACAGTCATCCATGACTATCTGGTGACACCTAGCCGCAAGATGCAGGCCAGGCTACGCAGGAGAGGCCAAGACG tgAAATGGGACGAGTCACAGAAGTCCTGGGACCTGGAAACAG gtCACTGGACGTACACACATACAATCCGTCGCCCAGAGATCAACAAACAGAGTGTAGAACTCAAAATGAATGTCACAGGGCGAGATTACCAG ATGTTGTTAGCCCAGAAAGATGACAGacattacagtatttacaaGAAGCGGAGATGTTTTCTTTGGAACAACCAGTACTTCCAGTTGGATTTATATGAAGAGCCATGTCACCCCAG GTGTAAGGGTCTCCTCCTGTTAGAAACGTACACCACCCTGAAAGGTGACGCTCTACAGCTACCCAGCTTTCTGGAAGTTAAGAAAGAAGTCACTAACGACCCGGCATATTCCATGTTTAACCTGTCACTCAAGGAGGACAGCGATGCGACATTACATGAGGATCTGTTAAAAGATGACGATTGA